Proteins found in one Lepeophtheirus salmonis chromosome 9, UVic_Lsal_1.4, whole genome shotgun sequence genomic segment:
- the LOC121124715 gene encoding far upstream element-binding protein 3 produces the protein MEGLIIGEDGEQMVMQSDSGCSMQMAQDSQGMPDRQCTLSGSPQAISQASSAIDRIIANEGNGHARGSASMGNAGFYEVNVPGQKVGLIIGRNGDTIKSLQEQSGAKIVIIQDGPEAAYEKPLRITGSPESVEIAKQLVAEILSQDHGDQGGMGGFANRGRGRGRGGGGFPMRGSRGGGRGGYGSSQWGHPSAEYGGQQQHTTTDYLAIPSNKCGLVIGKGGETIKNINQTSGAHCEVDKNAPLDAREKNFVIRGTPDSVEIAKQMIMEKVGGMNGSHGGYSNGYGQSGGAGGWGAPSSNAGQYHTGGY, from the exons ATGGAGGGACTTATAATCGGTGAGGATGGCGAACAAATGGTTATGCAGTCCGACTCAGGGTGTTCCATGCAAATGGCCCAAGACTCTCAAGGCATGCCGGACCGTCAATGTACTCTATCAGGATCTCCTCAAGCCATTTC GCAAGCGAGTTCAGCGATAGACCGAATTATAGCTAATGAAGGTAACGGACATGCACGTGGTTCTGCTAGTATGGGCAATGCTGGCTTTTATGAAGTTAACGTACCTGGACAGAAAGTGGGGTTGATCATCGGCAGGAACGGGGACACTATTAAAAGTCTTCAGGAGCAATCCGGAGCCAAGATCGTTATCATTCAAGATGGGCCAGAAGCTGCATATGAGAAGCCTTTAAGGATAACCGGATCTCCAGAGAGTGTTGAAATAGCTAAACAACTAGTAGCAGAAATTTTAAGTCAAGACCAC GGAGACCAAGGAGGTATGGGAGGTTTTGCTAATCGTGGACGCGGAAGAGGACGTGGTGGAGGTGGATTCCCAATGAGGGGAAGTCGTGGAGGTGGAAGAGGTGGCTATGGTTCAAGCCAATGGGGACATCCTTCTGCTGAATATGGTGGTCAGCAACAGCATACAACGACTGATTATCTCGCAATTCCCTCAAATAAATGTGGTCTTGTTATTGGCAAAGGTGGAGAaaccatcaaaaatataaatcagaCATCAGGTGCGCATTGTGAGGTCGACAAGAACGCTCCTCTTGATGCCCGTGAAAAGAATTTTGTTATTCGTGGAACCCCTGATTCTGTTGAAATTGCTAAACAAATGATAATGGAAAAAGTTGGCGGCATGAATGGATCTCATGGAGGTTATAGTAATGGTTACGGTCAAAGTGGAGGAGCTGGAGGTTGGGGTGCTCCTTCTTCAAACGCTGGCCAGTACCATACAGGGGGTTATTAA